One window of Clostridia bacterium genomic DNA carries:
- a CDS encoding SDR family oxidoreductase, with protein MVIVTGATGAIGREICRLFAAAGENIAVCCHKREEEAAALCRALSDEYGVRAVWRAVDLADPASIRAAFDYFLSVYGHCDYLVNNAAVSLVKPVSMMSEAEWDEVIAVDLTALFHTCRAVLDGMYHRGGSIVNVSSMWGALGASCEVAYSAAKAGLEGFTKALAEEYAGTVRVNAVALGYVDTPMNAHLSAEEKAAFFAENPTMRCLTPREAAEAVYRAAVSDETGRILRLGW; from the coding sequence ATGGTCATCGTTACGGGTGCTACGGGCGCTATCGGCAGGGAGATCTGTCGCTTGTTCGCCGCGGCGGGTGAAAACATAGCGGTTTGTTGTCACAAACGAGAGGAAGAGGCGGCGGCCTTGTGTCGGGCGCTATCGGATGAGTACGGCGTGCGCGCCGTTTGGCGGGCGGTGGATTTGGCCGATCCCGCGTCGATTCGGGCGGCGTTCGACTATTTTTTGTCCGTCTACGGGCATTGCGACTACCTCGTCAACAACGCGGCCGTGTCGCTGGTGAAGCCCGTGTCTATGATGAGCGAAGCCGAATGGGACGAAGTGATCGCCGTGGATCTGACGGCGCTTTTCCATACCTGCCGCGCCGTGCTGGACGGTATGTACCATCGCGGCGGCAGTATCGTCAACGTGTCCAGTATGTGGGGCGCGTTGGGCGCGTCGTGCGAGGTGGCCTACTCGGCCGCCAAAGCGGGGCTCGAGGGGTTCACCAAGGCGCTCGCGGAAGAATACGCGGGCACCGTGCGCGTCAACGCGGTGGCGTTGGGCTACGTGGATACGCCTATGAACGCGCACCTTTCCGCCGAGGAGAAGGCGGCCTTTTTTGCCGAGAATCCCACGATGCGGTGTCTGACGCCGCGCGAAGCCGCCGAGGCCGTCTACCGTGCGGCCGTGTCGGACGAAACGGGGCGGATCTTGCGCTTGGGGTGGTGA
- the dnaA gene encoding chromosomal replication initiator protein DnaA, translating to MDIKEIWSDILQKILPSVSSVAYQLYFEKAIPYDNDGKTLILAVNLKSIQDKLDKNFRPNILDAMKNCNAPFSDFKVILESETDLYKKENITSPENKIENVGLPFIKEYTFDNFIIGDSNRIAAAAALSVSEEPGSYYNPMFIYSRPGLGKTHLLNAVGNYLMEHNPEYKVLYITAENFTNDYVSSIRNNKNADSMQNFNTKYRTQDVLMIDDIQFLEKAEKTQEALFHIFNDLYGANKQIILTSDRPINNLSFFDERLSSRFASGILVKIDYPSFEERVAILQKKANSMLMNVPVEVLYYLAETEKSNIRILGGMLKTVLLYAKLNKCDCITVEFAKEALHDSVMTAKENITMQTVVTVCSNYFNIKEEDLLGKQKNKEFVIPRQYAIYVITVLLPSIPLKAIGDFFGGKDHSTIISSRDKIGRMIGTDKNAERIVEDIKNLVLNK from the coding sequence ATGGATATAAAAGAGATTTGGTCCGATATATTGCAAAAAATACTCCCTTCGGTAAGTTCGGTGGCTTATCAACTTTACTTTGAGAAAGCCATACCCTACGACAACGACGGCAAGACTTTGATATTGGCCGTCAATTTGAAGTCTATCCAAGACAAGTTGGATAAGAACTTCCGCCCCAATATATTGGACGCCATGAAAAATTGTAACGCGCCGTTTTCCGATTTCAAAGTCATTTTGGAGTCGGAAACCGACCTTTACAAGAAAGAAAATATCACCTCTCCCGAGAATAAAATCGAGAACGTCGGCTTGCCTTTCATCAAGGAATATACCTTCGACAACTTCATCATAGGCGACAGCAACCGCATAGCCGCCGCGGCCGCTCTTTCGGTGTCCGAAGAGCCGGGGTCCTACTACAACCCCATGTTTATCTACAGCCGCCCCGGTCTCGGCAAAACCCACCTTTTGAACGCCGTAGGCAACTATTTGATGGAGCACAATCCCGAATATAAGGTGCTTTATATCACGGCCGAAAACTTCACCAACGACTACGTTTCGTCCATTCGCAACAACAAGAACGCGGATTCTATGCAAAACTTCAACACAAAGTACCGCACGCAAGACGTATTGATGATAGATGACATACAGTTTTTGGAAAAGGCCGAAAAAACGCAGGAAGCGTTGTTCCATATATTCAACGATCTCTACGGCGCCAATAAGCAAATCATATTGACGTCGGATAGACCTATCAACAACCTTTCGTTCTTCGACGAACGACTTTCTTCCCGCTTTGCGTCGGGTATATTGGTCAAGATAGACTATCCTTCTTTCGAGGAAAGAGTTGCCATTTTGCAAAAGAAGGCCAATAGTATGTTGATGAACGTACCCGTCGAAGTGCTGTATTATCTGGCCGAGACGGAAAAATCCAATATCCGTATTTTGGGCGGTATGCTCAAAACCGTATTGCTGTACGCCAAACTCAACAAGTGCGATTGTATCACGGTGGAATTTGCCAAGGAAGCCTTGCACGACAGCGTGATGACGGCCAAGGAAAATATCACCATGCAAACGGTGGTAACGGTTTGCTCCAATTACTTCAATATCAAAGAAGAAGACCTCTTGGGCAAGCAAAAAAACAAGGAATTCGTCATTCCACGTCAATACGCCATCTACGTCATCACCGTGCTGCTGCCGTCCATTCCCCTCAAGGCAATAGGTGACTTTTTCGGCGGCAAAGATCACTCCACCATCATCTCTTCGCGGGATAAGATAGGACGTATGATCGGCACGGACAAAAACGCGGAACGCATCGTGGAAGACATCAAAAACCTCGTACTCAATAAGTAA